A genome region from Euphorbia lathyris chromosome 4, ddEupLath1.1, whole genome shotgun sequence includes the following:
- the LOC136226209 gene encoding uncharacterized protein, with translation MPPKRKYESGYEKRMKKKKVEVLIQSQKGALDKFIIKESQVSLESQNVNIDAETENDGVNVENGDDNVFIENGNSDNVPIENNCVDDVPIENDCVDDVSIENDYCDGVPIENDCVDDVPIDIYDLRTWDGLDSKMIDLLVKKCPKRDLSIVKGLKDKFSRRFTTNLYTRTLSNGEKHIGERLREHETSIDHVKNMTTYDLRLRFQKNQTIDKTTQRQLEKEKDHWKKVLQRIISIVKFLAKHNLAFRGSNGKLYQNSNGNFLGLIEMLAEFDPVVQQHVRRITNNDIHHHYLGHTIQNELILLLGSAIKAEIIRKIKQAKYFSVILDCTPDVSHQEQISLILRYVDVSSTPISVEESFLGFLNVNNTTGEGLFNVLQNELKNLDLDILDVRGQGYDNGSNMKGKHQGLQKKLLDINSRAFYTPCGCHSLNLILYDMANACGKARDFFGIIQHIYTIFACSTKRWQILRDNIKGLTLKSLSSTRWESRVDSVKAIRFQMLEIGEALLEVADHDNDSKVASEAKSLANNELGDFEFLVAIIIWYEILCAINLVSKTLQSKDMLIDKFRETGFYKALDSAKELAIEMNINPIFPQRREIKRKKHFDENSSTPSVTPVSAEESFRLNYFLYIVDQAISSLERRFEQYVEYESIFGFLFTSHKLLSLDDMSLKSSCIQFENALKFNEQSDVDGNELFVELKLLRELLPRDIMKPIDILTFLKGLDCFPNTVIVYRILLTILVTVASAERSFSKLKLLKSYMRSTMLQERLNGLAMIAIENDVLEKVEYEDLVDDFASKNARRITLFK, from the exons ATGCCTCCTAAAAGAAAATATGAATCTGGATATGAAAAGCgcatgaaaaagaaaaaagttgaAGTGTTAATTCAGTCTCAAAAAGGAGCTCTTGATAAATTTATTATAAAAGAATCACAAGTTTCTCTTGAAAGTCAAAATGTTAATATTGATGCTGAAACTGAAAATGATGGTGTGAATGTTGAAAACGGGGACGATAATGTGTTCATTGAGAATGGTAATAGTGATAATGTCCCTATTGAAAATAATTGTGTTGATGATGTGCCTATTGAAAATGATTGTGTTGATGATGTGTCTATTGAGAATGATTATTGTGATGGTGTGCCTATTGAGAATGATTGTGTTGATGATGTGCCTATTGACATATATGATCTAAGAACTTGGGATGGTCTTGATTCCAAAATGATTgatttattagtaaaaaaatgtcCTAAAAGAGATTTGTCCATTGTAAAAGGCCTTAAAGATAAATTTTCTAGGCGATTTACTACTAATTTGTATACTAGAACTTTATCAAATGGAGAGAA GCATATTGGTGAAAGACTTAGAGAACATGAAACAAGCATAGATCATGTTAAAAATATGACAACTTATGATTTGCGCTTAAGATTTCAAAAGAATCAAACTATTGATAAAACGACTCAAAGACAACTTGAGAAAGAAAAGGATCATTGGAAGAAAGTTTTACAAAGAATCATTTCAATTGTGAAATTTCTTGCTAAGCATAATTTAGCATTTCGTGGTTCTAatggaaaattgtaccaaaatAGTAATGGTAATTTTTTGGGCTTGATTGAAATGTTGGCTGAGTTTGACCCTGTTGTCCAACAACATGTTAGACGTATTACTAATAATGATATTCACCATCATTATCTAGGTCATACCATCCAAAATGAGTTAATACTTTTGCTTGGTTCTGCAATTAAAGCTGAAATTATTCGAAAAATAAAACAAGCAAAATATTTCTCAGTTATACTTGATTGTACTCCTGATGTTAGCCATCAAGAGCAAATTTCTTTGATATTGAGATATGTGGATGTCTCTTCAACTCCTATTAGCGTTGAGGAAtcttttttaggatttttaaatGTGAATAATACGACAGGTGAAGGGTTGTTTAATGTTTTACAAAATGAGTTGAAAAATCTTGATCTCGATATACTTGATGTGCGAGGACAAGGTTATGATAATGGATCAAATATGAAAGGAAAACACCAAGGACTACAAAAGAAACTCTTGGACATAAATTCTAGAGCTTTTTATACTCCTTGTGGTTGTCATAGTCTAAACTTGATATTATATGATATGGCTAATGCATGTGGTAAAGCTAGAGACTTTTTTGGTATTATACAACACATATATACAATTTTTGCATGTTCTACTAAGAGATGGCAAATTTTAAGAGACAATATTAAAGGTTTGACCCTTAAGTCATTGTCATCTACTCGTTGGGAGAGCCGTGTTGATAGTGTTAAGGCTATAAGATTTCAAATGTTAGAAATAGGAGAAGCTTTACTTGAAGTAGCTGATCATGATAATGATTCTAAAGTGGCAAGTGAAGCAAAATCCTTAGCAAATAATGAGCTCGGTGATTTTGAGTTTTTAGTTGCAATAATTATTTGGTATGAAATATTATGTGCAATTAATTTGGTTAGCAAGACTTTACAGTCAAAGGATATGCTTATTGAT AAGTTTAGAGAAACTGGTTTTTATAAGGCTTTGGATAGTGCCAAAGAACTTGCCATTGAAATGAATATCAATCCTATATTTCCTCAAAGGcgtgaaatcaaaagaaagaAACATTTTGATGAGAATTCAAGTACTCCATCAGTTACTCCAGTATCCGCAGAGGAATCATTTAgacttaattattttctttacattGTCGATCAAGCCATTAGTTCTCTTGAAAGGAGATTTGAGCAATACGTAGAATATGAAAGTATCTTTGGTTTTTTGTTTACTTCTCACAAGTTATTGTCATTGGATGATATGAGTTTGAAGTCTTCTTGTATTCAATTTGAAAATGCACTTAAGTTCAATGAACAATCTGATGTTGATGGGAATGAACTATTTGTAGAGTTGAAGTTACTTAGAGAACTTTTGCCTAGAGATATAATGAAACCTATTGATATTTTAACATTTTTGAAAGGTTTAGATTGTTTTCCTAATACAGTTATTGTATATAGAATTTTGTTAACTATTCTTGTGACTGTTGCATCTGCAGAAAGAAGCTTTTCAAAGTTGAAGTTATTAAAGTCGTATATGCGCTCTACAATGTTACAAGAAAGACTCAATGGATTAGCGATGATAGCGATTGAGAATGACGTTTTGGAGAAAGTAGAATATGAAGACTTGGTTGATGATTTTGCTTCAAAAAATGCTAGAAGGATAacactttttaaataa